TAGGACATCTGCGATCGGCATAATCCGACCATCCCCCAGAACCGTTGCCCCTGCGATTCCAACGGGCTTAGGCACAGGCCCTTCTAATTGCTTAATTACAATTTCCTGTTCGCCCAATACCTGATCCACCTGAAGCGCAATATATTGGCCGGCACTGCGAAGAACCACAATTGAGATAATATCGTCCTCCTGGTGGCCGCCGTAAACGCTACCGCGACTGATTTGACGATTGTATTGCAGTAACTCCGCTAGAGGTTGGAAAGGTAGGAGGGTATCGCGCCAGAGGAAGCAGGATTGTCCTTCATTATTGGTTTGAATCCGATCTTTGGGGACATCTAGCATATCTTCCACCCCATCCATTGGGAAGGCAATGCGGGCGCGGGACGAAATACAGCACAGTGCTTTAGAAATCGACAGCGTTAGGGGTAAGCGAATGGTAAAGGTTGTTCCCTTACCCAGGGTGGAATCGGTGTTAATGACGCCGCGAATGTCGCGCAAGCTGGTTCGTACGACATCCATGCCAACGCCGCGCCCAGAAAAGCTATCGGCTTGATCTTTGGTACTAAATCCCGGTCGGAATAGCAGATCGTAGACATCTAAGCGGGTCATGGATTTGGCTTCTTCTGGCGTAATCAGGCGCTTTTCTAACGCTTTCATTTTGACCCGTTCCGGGTTGATTCCGGCTCCATCATCCGAAACGGAAATGACGGTTTGGTTGCCTTGGTGGAACGCCCGCACCATGATTTTACCGACGGGTGATTTTCCGGCTCGCATACGCTCCTCTGGCGTTTCAATCCCGTGGGTCATTGCATTGTTAATCAGGTGCGTCATTGGATCGAAGAGTTGCTCTTGGATCATCTTATCGATCAGGGTTTCGCGACCTTCAATCAGGATTTCGGCTTGCTTTTTGAGATCCATTGCAATCCGCCGTACCGCACCTGGCAAGCGGTCAGCCGTTTGAGCAAATGGTACCATTCGAGCGCGAGTCAAGCCTTCTTGGAGTTGGGTGGTAATTTGTCGGAATTGACGCGTGACTTGATCTGTCTCATCGACGATAAATTCGATGTCAGAAGAGGACTCTCGCACCCGGACAATTAACTCGATCATTTCTTGCGAGAGGGTGTGGAAGGGGGTGAACAAGTCCATTTCTTCCCGTTCCCACTTCACGCCTGTCGCATGGTTAGCTGGCTCGGAGTCGTTGGTGGGATTGGAGAATCGATTGCTCATCCGCGAAGACAGCAAGGCTGACTCTAGCAAGCTGCGCTCGTACAAGTCGCGCATCCGCGCTCCAACGTCGGATAGTTGTTGGACTTGATAGAGCAGGTTATCTAAACACTGGCGCAGGCGTTCTTGATCTTGCTCTAAGCTGTTGCGGTTAACGACAAGTTCCCCTACTAGGTTGCTCAGATTGTCGAGCTGCTTGACTGGAACCCGCATATTCTGCTCGATGCGGTTGGGACGACGAGGGGGGGTCATTCCGGGGTGCCGCGCCGTCATGGTGGGAGGTCCACCAAGGGATTTGTCTGCGTCTTCTAGGAGTGCGACTAAATCGTCAAATTCACTGTCGTCTAGGAGGTTATCTGAGGTTTGGGTTTCAATCGCTGCGGCTTGGATTAAGTCTGAGGCAGTGCGATCGCCCAATTCTGACCCCAGGGTGACAGGTTGCTCTAGAAAGGCTTCTAATTCGTCAAAAACCTGTAAATCGCTAGCCGTTGGTGCAGCTTTGAGGTCAGCATCGCCTAGGAATGCTTCTAGCGCGTCTAAGTCTACTGTACCTGTATCTTGAGCAAACTCGTTTTGGATAAAGGTACTTTCAAAATCTAGAGAACGTGCGGCGCTAGGGGGTGGTTCGTCGTCGATCTCGGCGGTAATGTCGTTGAGCCAGGAGAGATCGGTGGTTTCTTCTGTTTCGTCGAAGTTGAGGAAATCTGAGTCAGATTCTGCGATCGCTTCGGCTTCATCGGCAAAATCTAAGAAACTGTCGCTAGTTTCGGTTTCTTCTGCTTCAGTTAACCCCAAATCCAAGGCTTCATCCGATTCGTCTAACCCAAACGCAAAGTCAAAATCCAGTAAGTCGTCGGAGGATTCTGCTGACTCGTCAGTTGTTTCAACTAAGTTTAGGTCTTCTGAAGATTCCGGGAACGCAACGTCAGTTTGCTCAAAGTCTAACAGCAAACTTTCATCTGTCTCGAATCCATCGAAGTTATCAGACTCCTCTGAAGCCGCTGCTTCAGTCTCAGCGAAGGCAAAATCATCTAAGCTATTGCTTTCAGGAGAACCGAGATCTAAGCCAAATGATTCATCTGCTTCTAAGAAGGATGGTGTTTCTTCAACCTCAAATAAACTTTCTGTCCCTTCAAGATTGAGCGATCTCTCTGTATCGTTGGAGAGTGGCTCTAAATCTAGGAAATTTTCAGTTTCTGAGTCTGAGGTGTCAAACCCAAACAGGTTTTCGGGTTGTTCCTCTGTCTGACTTTCCCCTAAATCTAGGAAACTCTCAGTTTCTGAACCTGACGCCTCGAAATCGAAAACCGGAGCTTCTTCTGTCTGGCTTTCTCCGAAGTCTAGGAAACTCTCGCCTTCTGAGGCTGAGGTGTCAAAGTCAAAAACCGGAGCTTCTTCTGTTTGATTTTCTCCCAAGTCTAGGAAACTCTCGCCTTCTGAGGCTGAGGCTTCAAAGTCAAACGGGTTTTCGGGTTGTTCCTCTGTCTGGCTTTCCCCTAAATCTAGGAAACTCTCGTTTTCTGAGCCTGACGCCTCGAAATCGAAAACCGATGCTTCTTCTGTCTGACTTGCTCCGAAGTCTAGGAAACTTTCGCCTTCTGAGGCTGAGGCTTCAAAGTCAAACAGGCTTTCGGGTTGTTCTTCTGTTTGGGTTGTTCCCAAGTCTAGGAAACTCTCGGTTTCTGAAGCTGAGGTGTCAAAGTCAAAAACCGGAGCTTCTTCTGTTTGATTTTCTCCCAAGTCTAGGAAACTCTCACCTTCTGAGGCTGAGGCTTCAAAGTCAAACGGGTTTTCAGGTTGTTCCTCTGTCTGGCTTTCCCCTAAATCTAGAAAACTCTCGGTTTCTGAGCCTGACGCCTCGAAATCGAAAACCGATGCTTCTTCTGTCTGACTCTCTCCGAAGTCTAGGAAACTTTCGCCTTCTGAGGAGGATTCTAAGTCAAAAAGACTTTCAGATTCTTCAGCCGTCTCTTCGCTGGCTTCTAGCTCAAATGCTAAGAGGTTATCGTCTTCACTAAGAGCTGTTTCAGCCTCAGCGACATTAAACAACGCTGTATCTTCGGTATCGGTAGAACCTTCAAAATCTAAGAAGCGATCGGACTCCAGCACTTCTGAAGAAGCATCTGATAATTCAGTGAAGCCAATATCTAAGTTTGTTTCGCCTTCAGAGCTACCAAACAAATCATCAAGATCGCCAGCCTCTTCAGTTTCAGTGACAGGTGCGATCGCCTCTACTGTTTCTATCTCTGCTGCAAATAGATCTTCGGTTAAACCCTCTGCTTCTAAGGCGTCTGACTCTAAATCGAATAAGCCTGCATCCTCTTCTGAATTGAGTTCGTTGGCAACTTCTACAGAAGCTAGATCGAATTCTACCTCTGGTTCTTCTAAGTCTTGCGATCGCGCTAACCCGGAGGTTGCTAACTCGTCTGTCTCTGCGAATTCTAAGTCTAAGTCTGTTGAGGGGGTGTCAATCTCATCCAGCAACAGAGGTTCCTGTGCGATCGCCTCATCGTCAAAATCCAGTAATTCAAGTTCTGCTGAATCTTCGCTCAAGGCTGCATCTAACAATTCTCCCTCTGTTTCTGAAAAGGCTAAATCTTCCTCTTCTAGGGAAAGTTGTTCGTTCTCTACACCTTCTGATTCTAAAGTTAAATCCAGATCCAGCGCTTCGCCATCTGCCTCGCTAAGATCGAGTTCTGCTGCATCTAGCGTCTCTAGAGAGCTTTCGTCCATTTCGGGAATATCGGCTAAGGCTTCTTCATCAGGAAGTGTAGCGCGATCGCTGTTCGCCTCAATGCCAAAATCCTCATCCCAAAAATTATCGACTTCAACCGAGCGAGTTGCAGACAAAGGTTGTTCAATTTCAGGAACCGAGAAGAAATCTTCAACAATATCTAAGCTCTGTTGAGGCGATGAATCAGTGGGTGACTCTAACCAGTCATCCATATCTCCAGACTCTTCTAGTTCTGAGGTAGAAGATGCTGCGACTTCTGTTCGTTCAGAACCTAAGTTCTCATCCTGTTCTGGATTTTCTGAAGCTTCGGTTAACTCAACTTCTAATTCTGCAACTTCTGTCAGTTCAAGTCCTAAGTTTTCATCCAGTTCTGGGTTTTCTGAGTCCTCTGTTAACTCAAAATTCAGCTCTCCATCTAGACTTGACTCGCTTGAGCCTTCACCCAACTCAAAGTCTAATTCTGAAGTTGTTTCTACTGTTTCGGTTAACTCAAAATCCAACTCTCCATCTAGGCTTGACTCGCTTGAGCCTTCACTCAACTCAAAGTCTAATTCTGAAGTTGTTTCTACTGTTTCGGTTAACTCAAAATCCAACTCTCCATCTAGGCTTGACTCGCTTGAGCCTTCACTCAACTCAAAGTCTAATTCTGAAGTTGTCTCTACTGTTTCAGTTAACTCAAAATCCAACTCTCCATCTAGGCTTGACTCGCTTGAGCCTTCACCCAACTCAAAGTCTAATTCTGAAGTTGTCTCTACTGTTTCAGTTAACTCAAAATCCAACTCTCCATCTAGGCTTGACTCGCTTGAGTCTTCACTCAACTCAAAGTCTAATTCTGAGGTTGTCTCTACTGTTTCGGTTACTTCAAAAACAAATTCATCTTCTTCCAATTCCAGAGAAGGAGAATCAGAAGCTTCGGCAAAATCGAGATCTAACTTTTCTAGCCCTAAAGCACTTTCCCCAGTGCTATCATCTTCAAAGAGTTCGCTATCAGCAGCCTCTCCAAATAGGGCATTGAGAGCGTCATTTTCACTTTCAACTCTTTGATTTTCTAAATCAAACTCGCTTGGCTCCTCATCTAGAATTGCAAACATTTGGTCTAGATCGTTATCCAAATCTTCAACTGGGTTATCTTCTTCTAGCCCAAGAAATTCGCTAGATGTTTTTAAACGTTCATCATCATCTGACTTATTCATTGCTGCAATTCCTAATAAGTCTTCAAAGTCATTTTGCTCGTCAAGATCGCCAATGGGAGGGATCGTGGCTGCAATATCTAGGAGATCGGCAAATTCATTCGTAGCTTTTGAGGGTTCTTGAGGATTTTTTGCAGCCATTATTCCTTGAATTTCTAATAGTTCAGAAAAATCAGCATCAGCGGAAAGCTCTAACTCTTCACCAAAGAGATTATCGTCCAATATGTTATTA
The Desertifilum tharense IPPAS B-1220 genome window above contains:
- a CDS encoding response regulator: MQPEHQQRIMGYFIEEAKDHLTTLEQGLLNLQNTIEDPETINEVFRAAHSVKGGAAMLGINSIQRTAHRLEDYFKILKEHPTRVEQKLESLMLRVFDALEELLDQLQEPFGLTEERANEVMSGVEPVFEELDGYLTTLVHQSDAPRVALKAPPPMSEQTILQIPEGMGLPPEDSALRLVFQSDVPSLLREMLQLFKQADNAETRQQLQEICQNLASAGEQFDLPTWVKLVRLVRSAIANPENTYRTLAPVSIKELKQAQDLVLAGRYNEITIGERLQELQPPESILAAQRHSELEEISNLMPPGTDWAMSLGDLSEPLSSAFEQLNISQPDNTPVSLEPEPSFELFDLNSQPSVSKRNDLSESRSTPLGPEVGMAELNTLADLFEGEAPDLGLNWQEEEGGTQGNEDLNLGNLDEDTDFSDLLLSDPSSEHSLVEKTSTKTKDTNNILDDNLFGEELELSADADFSELLEIQGIMAAKNPQEPSKATNEFADLLDIAATIPPIGDLDEQNDFEDLLGIAAMNKSDDDERLKTSSEFLGLEEDNPVEDLDNDLDQMFAILDEEPSEFDLENQRVESENDALNALFGEAADSELFEDDSTGESALGLEKLDLDFAEASDSPSLELEEDEFVFEVTETVETTSELDFELSEDSSESSLDGELDFELTETVETTSELDFELGEGSSESSLDGELDFELTETVETTSELDFELSEGSSESSLDGELDFELTETVETTSELDFELSEGSSESSLDGELDFELTETVETTSELDFELGEGSSESSLDGELNFELTEDSENPELDENLGLELTEVAELEVELTEASENPEQDENLGSERTEVAASSTSELEESGDMDDWLESPTDSSPQQSLDIVEDFFSVPEIEQPLSATRSVEVDNFWDEDFGIEANSDRATLPDEEALADIPEMDESSLETLDAAELDLSEADGEALDLDLTLESEGVENEQLSLEEEDLAFSETEGELLDAALSEDSAELELLDFDDEAIAQEPLLLDEIDTPSTDLDLEFAETDELATSGLARSQDLEEPEVEFDLASVEVANELNSEEDAGLFDLESDALEAEGLTEDLFAAEIETVEAIAPVTETEEAGDLDDLFGSSEGETNLDIGFTELSDASSEVLESDRFLDFEGSTDTEDTALFNVAEAETALSEDDNLLAFELEASEETAEESESLFDLESSSEGESFLDFGESQTEEASVFDFEASGSETESFLDLGESQTEEQPENPFDFEASASEGESFLDLGENQTEEAPVFDFDTSASETESFLDLGTTQTEEQPESLFDFEASASEGESFLDFGASQTEEASVFDFEASGSENESFLDLGESQTEEQPENPFDFEASASEGESFLDLGENQTEEAPVFDFDTSASEGESFLDFGESQTEEAPVFDFEASGSETESFLDLGESQTEEQPENLFGFDTSDSETENFLDLEPLSNDTERSLNLEGTESLFEVEETPSFLEADESFGLDLGSPESNSLDDFAFAETEAAASEESDNFDGFETDESLLLDFEQTDVAFPESSEDLNLVETTDESAESSDDLLDFDFAFGLDESDEALDLGLTEAEETETSDSFLDFADEAEAIAESDSDFLNFDETEETTDLSWLNDITAEIDDEPPPSAARSLDFESTFIQNEFAQDTGTVDLDALEAFLGDADLKAAPTASDLQVFDELEAFLEQPVTLGSELGDRTASDLIQAAAIETQTSDNLLDDSEFDDLVALLEDADKSLGGPPTMTARHPGMTPPRRPNRIEQNMRVPVKQLDNLSNLVGELVVNRNSLEQDQERLRQCLDNLLYQVQQLSDVGARMRDLYERSLLESALLSSRMSNRFSNPTNDSEPANHATGVKWEREEMDLFTPFHTLSQEMIELIVRVRESSSDIEFIVDETDQVTRQFRQITTQLQEGLTRARMVPFAQTADRLPGAVRRIAMDLKKQAEILIEGRETLIDKMIQEQLFDPMTHLINNAMTHGIETPEERMRAGKSPVGKIMVRAFHQGNQTVISVSDDGAGINPERVKMKALEKRLITPEEAKSMTRLDVYDLLFRPGFSTKDQADSFSGRGVGMDVVRTSLRDIRGVINTDSTLGKGTTFTIRLPLTLSISKALCCISSRARIAFPMDGVEDMLDVPKDRIQTNNEGQSCFLWRDTLLPFQPLAELLQYNRQISRGSVYGGHQEDDIISIVVLRSAGQYIALQVDQVLGEQEIVIKQLEGPVPKPVGIAGATVLGDGRIMPIADVLELIDLSMGRARRETNTLWETENAATLPETIPTKVEPTVLIVDDSITVRELLSMTFNKAGYRVEQARDGQDAWEKLRSGLPCDIVFCDIEMPRMDGLELLSRLQKDSALKHLPVAMLTSRGAERHRQTAASLGAKGYFTKPYLEEALLEAASRMLKGEVLVTAKAGS